One Vigna unguiculata cultivar IT97K-499-35 chromosome 7, ASM411807v1, whole genome shotgun sequence genomic region harbors:
- the LOC114192613 gene encoding uncharacterized protein LOC114192613 yields MSSVCISNCVSDARDPRVPVRATYVNLYKWPESDAEFVRRRGSHVCGHPRVVDSVSCRQMYLRSYKFSRKETVPEKTQKCFGKVKERVKGRSHHKGNGFVRRRKCLVWRKMREISCAAFFKIFRRFLSCSASVDVLQTKS; encoded by the coding sequence atgagttcTGTGTGCATATCAAACTGTGTAAGCGACGCACGTGATCCACGTGTGCCGGTGCGTGCGACGTACGTGAATCTCTACAAGTGGCCGGAATCGGACGCGGAGTTTGTGCGTAGAAGGGGTTCGCACGTGTGTGGGCACCCCAGGGTGGTGGACAGCGTCTCGTGCAGACAAATGTACCTACGAAGCTACAAATTTTCGAGGAAAGAGACGGTGCCGGAAAAAACCCAGAAATGTTTCGGAAAAGTTAAGGAGAGAGTGAAGGGAAGGTCTCATCACAAGGGTAATGGGTTTGTGAGGAGAAGGAAGTGTTTGGTTTGGAGAAAAATGAGGGAAATCTCATGCGCGgctttctttaaaattttccgTAGGTTCTTGTCTTGCAGCGCTAGTGTAGATGTTCTCCAAACAAAATCTTGA